One Clostridia bacterium DNA segment encodes these proteins:
- a CDS encoding M14 family metallopeptidase, which yields MIQLEYTVKPGDTLYSIAQRFNTTISAILNINPQITNPALIMPGQKILIPDGASMKYTIQPNDTLYTIAQRFNITLNQLLAANPQITNPALIYPGQVINIPSANEIVNPLQPYTYEVMSRDINQLKQRYTFLQSTSIGNSVLGKSIPAIRLGRGNKQVHYNASIHSLEWITTPLLMKFIETYCQYYVSGRLLMGYDIRQLYDTVSIWIVPMINPDGVNLVLNGLTPDNPFYNQLIRWNNGSTDFSRTWNANIRGVDLNHNFPAGWEIYKANEPNIGIFGPGPTRYAGPAPLSEPESKALYDFTLANNFQLILAYHSQGQVIYWNYKNLAPPISRVIVNEFSKVSGYTPIGTLTGPAAESGYKDWFILHYRRPGFTVEVGRGVKPVPVSQFPTIWRNNIGILLLAAVVV from the coding sequence GTGATACAATTGGAATATACTGTAAAACCCGGCGATACATTGTATTCTATCGCCCAAAGATTTAATACTACAATCTCTGCTATATTGAACATAAACCCACAGATTACAAATCCTGCACTTATAATGCCTGGACAAAAAATACTGATCCCTGACGGTGCTTCAATGAAATATACAATACAACCTAATGATACATTATATACAATAGCCCAAAGATTTAATATAACATTAAACCAGCTGCTGGCTGCCAACCCTCAAATAACAAACCCTGCCCTTATATATCCAGGACAGGTAATAAACATACCTTCAGCAAATGAAATAGTCAATCCTTTGCAACCTTATACCTATGAAGTCATGTCAAGGGACATAAACCAGCTCAAACAAAGATATACATTTTTGCAAAGCACAAGCATCGGAAACTCGGTACTGGGAAAAAGCATACCTGCAATCCGACTGGGAAGAGGCAACAAACAGGTCCATTATAATGCATCAATTCATTCCCTTGAATGGATAACTACACCGTTGCTCATGAAATTTATTGAAACATACTGCCAGTATTATGTATCAGGCAGACTTTTGATGGGCTATGACATAAGACAGTTGTATGACACCGTAAGCATATGGATAGTACCTATGATCAACCCTGATGGAGTTAACTTAGTGCTAAATGGCCTTACACCAGATAATCCATTCTATAACCAATTGATAAGATGGAACAACGGAAGCACTGATTTTAGCAGGACATGGAATGCAAATATCAGAGGCGTAGATTTAAATCATAATTTCCCTGCAGGATGGGAAATATATAAAGCAAACGAACCCAATATAGGAATATTCGGTCCTGGTCCTACTCGCTATGCAGGCCCTGCTCCTTTGTCAGAACCTGAATCAAAGGCACTATATGATTTTACATTAGCAAACAATTTTCAATTAATTCTTGCATATCACAGCCAGGGACAGGTGATATACTGGAATTATAAAAATCTAGCACCACCTATTTCCAGGGTGATAGTAAATGAATTTTCAAAGGTGAGCGGTTATACCCCTATAGGGACCCTTACTGGTCCTGCCGCTGAATCAGGCTATAAAGACTGGTTCATATTGCATTACCGTAGACCAGGTTTCACGGTGGAGGTGGGCAGAGGGGTAAAGCCAGTACCTGTCTCTCAATTTCCCACGATATGGAGAAACAATATAGGGATACTTTTGTTGGCCGCAGTAGTTGTATAA
- a CDS encoding aminotransferase class I/II-fold pyridoxal phosphate-dependent enzyme, producing MLLDHNKTPLFSAIKEYNQSGIIPFDVPGHKHGKGIPELREYLGSRMLEIDVNSMKQLDNLSNPISVILEAQELMAEAYSAGHAFFLVNGSTSGVQAMIMSVCMPGDKIIIPRNAHKSAINGLILSGAIPVYIQPQTNDRLGIAMGVALESIEQAIAQNTDAKAVFLINPTYYGFTSDLKEIIKLAHKHGMCVLIDEAHGAHFSFHPEFPYGSMELGADMAAVSMHKTGGSLTQSSVLLLNEGLVDKNTVKTVLNLTQTTSASYLLMASLDVARKMLVIKGREIFDKILGLTRKVRERINQIEGLYAFGKELTGQPGVYDFDETKLGINVAGLGITGLMAYDILRDCYNIQVELGDVFNILAVVGVGDDNSSLNSLVEALQDMSSKYKGKDIRYNSVVLENPDVIVSPRNAFYARKRVIKLEEAEGEISGESIMAYPPGIPIVTPGERISREIINYIKFLKSQHSMLTDAEDPFVEHVKVLGI from the coding sequence ATGTTATTAGATCATAATAAAACTCCACTGTTTAGTGCAATAAAAGAGTATAATCAATCAGGAATAATACCATTTGATGTGCCCGGGCACAAGCATGGCAAAGGTATTCCTGAATTGAGGGAATACTTGGGTAGTAGGATGCTTGAGATAGATGTAAATTCAATGAAGCAGCTTGATAATTTGAGCAATCCTATAAGTGTAATATTAGAAGCCCAGGAGCTGATGGCCGAGGCGTATAGTGCAGGTCATGCGTTTTTTCTGGTGAACGGAAGTACATCAGGCGTCCAAGCTATGATAATGAGCGTATGTATGCCAGGTGATAAGATAATAATACCTAGGAATGCCCACAAATCTGCAATCAACGGATTGATTCTCAGCGGGGCAATACCGGTATATATACAGCCTCAAACGAATGATAGATTGGGTATAGCTATGGGTGTTGCTTTAGAGAGCATAGAGCAGGCAATAGCTCAGAATACCGATGCTAAGGCAGTTTTTTTAATTAATCCCACATATTATGGGTTTACATCAGATCTAAAAGAGATAATAAAGTTGGCCCATAAGCATGGAATGTGTGTGCTGATTGATGAGGCCCACGGAGCGCATTTCAGTTTTCATCCAGAGTTTCCCTATGGGTCTATGGAACTTGGTGCAGATATGGCAGCGGTGAGTATGCATAAGACAGGTGGTTCATTAACTCAGAGTTCGGTTCTTCTTTTAAATGAAGGTTTGGTGGACAAAAATACTGTGAAAACAGTATTGAATTTGACTCAGACTACAAGTGCCTCCTATCTGCTTATGGCTAGTCTAGATGTTGCAAGAAAGATGCTGGTTATAAAAGGCAGAGAGATATTTGATAAGATTTTAGGACTCACCAGAAAGGTGAGAGAGAGGATAAATCAAATAGAAGGACTGTACGCCTTTGGCAAAGAATTGACCGGACAACCTGGTGTTTATGATTTTGATGAAACAAAGTTAGGGATAAATGTGGCCGGGCTAGGCATCACAGGCCTTATGGCATATGATATTTTAAGAGACTGTTACAATATCCAGGTTGAGTTAGGTGATGTGTTTAATATATTAGCAGTTGTAGGTGTAGGGGATGATAACAGCTCATTGAACTCCCTGGTGGAAGCATTGCAAGATATGAGCAGTAAGTATAAGGGAAAGGATATAAGGTATAACAGCGTTGTGTTAGAGAATCCTGATGTAATAGTTTCTCCTAGAAATGCATTTTATGCTAGGAAAAGGGTTATAAAGCTGGAAGAGGCAGAAGGAGAAATAAGCGGTGAATCCATAATGGCGTATCCTCCCGGAATTCCTATTGTTACTCCGGGAGAAAGGATAAGCAGAGAGATAATAAATTATATAAAATTTTTAAAGAGCCAACACAGTATGTTGACGGATGCAGAAGATCCTTTTGTGGAGCATGTGAAGGTGTTGGGGATTTGA
- the speB gene encoding agmatinase yields MSFDSGYDDADIIVFGSPFDGTASFRPGSRFAPSVMRSESYGLETYSPYFDMDLEDVKVFDAGDLELPFGNAERALRDIYQCTLQIVKDRKIPLMIGGEHLVSLGAFKAISDEYDDICLIHFDAHADLRDDYLGEKLSHATVVRRIWDIVGDGRIYQFGVRSGQRQEFSWACQHTFMHKYTVEGIDVVASKIGDGPVYLSIDLDIFDPSVFPGTGTPEPGGIMFNDMLTALKNLSSLNIVGADIVELAPHYDQTGVSTAVACKVLRELIFCIKKHI; encoded by the coding sequence ATGAGTTTTGATAGCGGTTATGATGATGCGGATATCATAGTCTTTGGAAGTCCTTTTGATGGTACAGCATCTTTCAGGCCGGGCAGCAGGTTTGCCCCATCTGTGATGCGGAGTGAATCCTATGGGCTAGAAACTTACAGCCCTTATTTCGATATGGATCTGGAAGACGTGAAGGTGTTTGATGCAGGGGATTTGGAGCTGCCCTTCGGGAATGCTGAAAGGGCATTGAGGGACATTTATCAATGTACCCTTCAAATAGTCAAAGACCGTAAGATTCCACTTATGATAGGTGGTGAGCATTTAGTTTCACTGGGTGCCTTTAAGGCGATAAGTGATGAGTATGATGATATTTGTCTTATACATTTTGATGCTCATGCTGATTTAAGAGATGACTATCTCGGGGAGAAACTTTCACATGCTACAGTTGTCAGAAGGATATGGGATATAGTAGGAGATGGTAGGATATATCAATTTGGTGTAAGATCAGGACAACGGCAAGAGTTCAGTTGGGCATGCCAGCACACTTTTATGCATAAGTATACTGTAGAAGGAATAGATGTTGTGGCTTCCAAAATAGGCGATGGACCTGTATACCTATCGATAGACTTAGATATATTTGATCCTTCAGTTTTTCCTGGCACAGGTACTCCTGAACCGGGTGGGATTATGTTCAATGATATGTTGACAGCCCTAAAGAACCTCAGCAGTCTAAATATTGTAGGGGCGGACATAGTTGAGCTGGCTCCACATTATGACCAGACAGGTGTATCCACCGCAGTGGCATGCAAAGTTTTAAGAGAATTGATATTTTGTATAAAAAAGCACATATGA
- the speD gene encoding adenosylmethionine decarboxylase — MKIEQLGRHILVEFYNCDKEILNDREMIEQYMNQAALQAKATIVKSVFHMFNPWGISGAVIIQESHLTIHTWPEYGYAAVDLFTCGDEVDPWVAFDYLNKKLKAEKNEASEVSRGLVDRIKYLSNGEYQEVRYKP; from the coding sequence ATGAAAATTGAACAATTAGGCAGACATATTCTTGTTGAATTTTATAATTGTGACAAGGAAATTTTAAATGACAGAGAAATGATTGAACAATACATGAACCAGGCCGCATTACAGGCAAAAGCAACTATTGTAAAGAGTGTGTTTCATATGTTTAATCCGTGGGGGATAAGCGGCGCGGTTATTATACAGGAATCTCACCTGACAATTCATACTTGGCCTGAGTACGGATATGCTGCAGTAGATTTATTCACCTGTGGAGATGAGGTTGATCCCTGGGTGGCATTTGATTACTTAAACAAAAAGTTGAAAGCAGAAAAAAACGAGGCCAGTGAAGTTTCAAGAGGACTGGTAGATAGGATAAAATATTTGTCAAATGGTGAATATCAAGAGGTCAGATATAAGCCATAA
- a CDS encoding XRE family transcriptional regulator yields MNIGKKIKTLRKLNGLTQEELAMRTDLTKGFISQIERNLTSPSIATLMDILEALGTDIKRFFNEPDSKKIVFAKSEIISSTNEKNKFTIDWLIPNAQKNCMEPILITLESGGKSNVESPHEGEEFGYVLAGSIHLYIGDSKYKVNKGESFYFKSDSEHYMENGFKRKATVLWVSCPPSF; encoded by the coding sequence ATGAATATAGGTAAAAAGATAAAAACTCTCAGAAAATTAAACGGTCTAACCCAGGAAGAGCTAGCTATGCGCACAGATCTTACTAAAGGATTTATCTCTCAAATAGAGAGAAATTTGACGTCGCCTTCCATAGCCACATTGATGGATATATTAGAGGCTTTGGGGACTGATATAAAGAGATTTTTCAATGAGCCGGACAGCAAAAAGATAGTGTTTGCTAAGTCGGAGATAATCTCAAGCACAAATGAAAAAAATAAATTCACTATAGATTGGCTGATACCCAATGCCCAAAAAAACTGTATGGAACCTATCTTAATAACATTGGAGTCAGGTGGGAAAAGTAATGTTGAAAGTCCACACGAGGGTGAAGAGTTTGGGTATGTATTAGCTGGAAGTATTCATCTGTATATTGGAGATTCTAAATATAAAGTAAATAAAGGTGAAAGCTTTTATTTTAAATCTGATAGTGAGCATTATATGGAAAACGGTTTTAAAAGAAAAGCTACTGTATTATGGGTTTCTTGCCCACCTTCTTTTTGA
- the speE gene encoding polyamine aminopropyltransferase: MELWYTEEHTKDAKFSIRVKQHIFSHKSQFQQLDVFDTFEFGRMFTLDGLIMLTEKDEFIYHEMITHVAMGTNTKIKNVLVIGGGDGGTVRELTRYKTIERIDMVEIDRMVVETCKKYLKFTSSELDDDRVTLYFEDGVKFVENKKEIYDLIIVDSTDPIGPGEGLFTRQFYKDCFNALSQEGILINQNESPYYQDDAKQMIRATCKISDIFPLMMNYQVHIPTYPSGHWIFGFASKGLNPVKHFNAAEWESFNLQTKYYNTDIHTACFALPNYVREMIETSVGE; encoded by the coding sequence ATGGAATTATGGTATACTGAAGAACATACAAAAGATGCAAAATTTTCTATTAGGGTGAAACAACATATATTTTCACATAAGAGCCAGTTCCAGCAGCTAGATGTTTTTGATACATTTGAGTTTGGAAGGATGTTTACTTTGGATGGACTTATAATGCTTACGGAAAAAGATGAATTTATATATCATGAGATGATAACCCATGTAGCTATGGGAACTAATACAAAGATAAAAAACGTTTTGGTGATAGGTGGAGGTGACGGGGGTACTGTAAGGGAGCTGACAAGGTATAAAACTATAGAAAGAATTGACATGGTGGAAATCGACAGGATGGTGGTAGAGACTTGTAAAAAGTATCTTAAGTTTACTTCATCAGAATTGGATGATGATAGAGTGACCTTATATTTTGAAGATGGCGTAAAGTTTGTAGAGAATAAAAAAGAAATTTATGATCTTATTATAGTAGATTCCACAGACCCTATAGGACCCGGGGAGGGTTTATTTACCAGACAATTTTATAAAGACTGCTTTAATGCATTGTCACAAGAGGGAATATTGATAAATCAAAACGAGAGTCCTTATTACCAGGATGATGCAAAGCAGATGATAAGGGCAACCTGCAAGATAAGCGATATTTTTCCGCTCATGATGAATTATCAGGTGCATATTCCCACATATCCGTCTGGGCACTGGATATTCGGTTTTGCCTCTAAAGGTTTAAACCCTGTAAAACATTTTAATGCTGCAGAATGGGAGAGCTTTAACCTGCAGACTAAGTATTACAACACTGACATTCATACTGCTTGTTTTGCATTGCCCAATTATGTCAGGGAGATGATTGAGACCAGTGTTGGAGAATAA